A genomic window from Chitinophaga pollutisoli includes:
- a CDS encoding carboxylate-amine ligase produces MNFAAFTLGIEEEYMVMDPETRELRSHEQKIVEQAQKVIKDKVKAEMHQAVVEVGTQICANIEEAWADVSLLRKTIHEIAGNLGFSIGASGTHPFSKWEKQLITDHPRYFELVNEMQDAARSNLIYGLHVHVGMENREMAIHIANSVRYFLPHVFALSTNSPFWEGRNTGFKSFRTKVFDKFPRTGIPDYFASIEEYDNYIKLLVKTNCIDNAKKVWWDLRVHPFFNTVEFRICDVPLTVRETITLAAIFQAVCVKIYKLRAQNLNFILYNRALINENKWRASRYGIDGNLIDFGKEMEVNTRALIHELLDFVDDVVDDLGTRDIVVQGTEEILSGGTGADKQLQVFEASGNDFTAVVDYIQSRFLA; encoded by the coding sequence ATGAACTTTGCCGCTTTTACGTTAGGTATCGAAGAAGAATACATGGTCATGGACCCCGAAACCCGGGAACTCCGCTCCCATGAACAAAAAATCGTGGAACAAGCCCAAAAGGTGATCAAAGACAAAGTGAAGGCCGAAATGCACCAGGCCGTCGTGGAAGTGGGCACACAGATCTGCGCCAATATCGAAGAAGCCTGGGCCGACGTTTCGCTGCTGCGCAAAACCATCCACGAAATCGCCGGGAACCTCGGCTTCAGCATCGGCGCCTCGGGCACCCATCCGTTTTCGAAATGGGAAAAACAGCTCATCACCGATCATCCCCGCTACTTCGAACTGGTCAATGAAATGCAGGACGCCGCCCGCTCCAACCTCATCTACGGACTGCACGTCCACGTAGGCATGGAAAACCGCGAAATGGCCATCCACATCGCCAACAGCGTCCGTTACTTCCTGCCCCACGTATTCGCCCTGAGCACCAACTCACCGTTCTGGGAAGGGCGCAACACCGGCTTCAAATCCTTCCGTACAAAGGTTTTTGATAAATTCCCCCGCACCGGCATCCCCGATTATTTCGCCAGTATCGAGGAATATGACAACTACATCAAGCTGCTCGTTAAAACCAATTGTATCGACAACGCGAAGAAAGTCTGGTGGGACCTCCGCGTGCACCCTTTCTTTAATACCGTCGAATTCCGCATCTGCGACGTGCCGCTCACTGTCCGCGAAACCATCACGCTGGCCGCGATTTTCCAGGCGGTGTGCGTAAAAATATACAAGCTCCGCGCCCAGAATCTCAACTTCATCCTCTATAACCGCGCCCTCATCAACGAAAACAAATGGCGCGCCTCCCGCTACGGGATCGACGGCAACCTGATCGATTTCGGGAAAGAGATGGAAGTCAACACCCGCGCACTCATCCATGAGCTCCTCGATTTCGTGGACGACGTCGTCGACGACCTCGGCACCCGCGATATCGTAGTGCAGGGCACAGAAGAAATTTTATCCGGCGGAACCGGCGCGGACAAACAGCTTCAGGTGTTTGAAGCATCCGGAAATGATTTTACTGCTGTAGTAGATTACATACAATCCCGCTTTCTGGCGTAA